A genome region from Thermococcus gorgonarius includes the following:
- a CDS encoding SPOUT family RNA methylase, producing MGKKFIVKTQRGMESVAANYIKEALSNAEVWTSPMGYSGLVLVESEDETALEKIQEIPEVERVIPVLAEVPAVLDEIVKTAELVAPMIGENETFAVKTKRRGKHDFSSIDVNRALGARIQELTKADVNLSWPDKVVQVEIIGDRAYVSVVPGEEFRKFTPDKIDARKLFRKVTLVQMPYWGDYRACRSFGEKIGRAAQAFEVRELIIAPKEKMDAYELMEFIRGVKVGQESRYQIQMEAYPWKVEKVPISVWDLYQVVRDKRRNKRLLIITDPKGPTLAEVGKKLARDMHYAKEVVIFIGSREGIPRGLFRFADYVVDLAPYLTFATEHGIPAALVSLWEVYEEFLREGEEDSE from the coding sequence ATGGGAAAGAAGTTTATAGTGAAAACTCAGAGGGGTATGGAAAGCGTTGCCGCCAATTATATTAAGGAAGCTTTGAGCAATGCCGAAGTTTGGACTTCTCCCATGGGGTATTCCGGTCTCGTTCTGGTCGAGAGCGAGGATGAAACTGCTCTGGAGAAGATACAAGAGATTCCTGAGGTTGAGAGGGTAATTCCAGTACTCGCTGAAGTTCCTGCGGTTCTCGATGAAATAGTCAAGACCGCCGAGCTAGTGGCTCCTATGATAGGTGAGAACGAGACTTTTGCGGTTAAAACTAAGAGGAGAGGAAAGCATGACTTTTCGAGCATCGATGTTAACCGTGCTCTGGGGGCTAGGATTCAGGAGCTAACAAAAGCTGACGTAAACCTGAGCTGGCCGGATAAGGTTGTTCAAGTTGAGATAATAGGGGATAGGGCCTACGTGTCTGTTGTCCCCGGGGAAGAGTTCAGAAAGTTTACTCCGGATAAGATAGACGCAAGAAAGCTCTTTAGGAAGGTTACGCTAGTCCAAATGCCCTATTGGGGAGACTACAGAGCCTGCCGTTCCTTTGGAGAAAAGATTGGAAGGGCCGCTCAGGCTTTTGAGGTCAGGGAACTTATAATCGCCCCCAAGGAGAAGATGGATGCATACGAGCTTATGGAGTTCATTAGGGGAGTTAAAGTTGGACAGGAGAGCAGATATCAAATACAAATGGAAGCATACCCCTGGAAAGTCGAAAAGGTTCCCATTTCGGTCTGGGATCTCTATCAGGTTGTTAGGGACAAGAGGAGGAACAAACGTCTTCTGATAATAACCGACCCAAAGGGGCCGACTCTGGCGGAAGTCGGGAAGAAACTTGCAAGGGACATGCACTACGCCAAAGAGGTCGTGATATTTATTGGCTCTCGGGAGGGTATTCCCAGAGGGCTTTTCAGGTTTGCCGACTACGTGGTTGATCTTGCACCGTATCTGACCTTTGCCACAGAGCACGGGATTCCTGCTGCTTTAGTGTCCCTGTGGGAGGTTTATGAGGAGTTTCTGAGGGAAGGTGAGGAAGACAGCGAGTGA
- a CDS encoding DUF2666 domain-containing protein translates to MKVEDHVIFTAKHRNWKVGDKLLDVDDHVKVAHFLSSVSNTVSMKIPEYLSDVINVTGVLSLVNETLKGDLAETLIALKSPGTSRKLNSYIYEEDKKLKKLLLDVAKALLVRETLSRFVDVYYPEEPLNEVRIVLPFASDHINFTAKHGKWIVVKRLIIDDSTQMADVARLLASINETITTKLPVYANIDVAGIEDAFSEFKKVKKSDIPKVVERFLEFQPSEVSPREFEPHARLYALRKAVETIGLPFDVPSKSLEKYLEKTP, encoded by the coding sequence ATGAAAGTTGAGGATCATGTGATATTTACAGCAAAGCATCGGAACTGGAAGGTTGGGGACAAGCTTCTCGATGTTGATGACCACGTTAAAGTAGCCCACTTTTTGTCCAGCGTCTCTAACACTGTCTCCATGAAGATACCGGAATACCTCAGCGATGTTATCAACGTGACCGGTGTGCTTAGCCTCGTCAATGAGACCCTCAAGGGTGATCTCGCCGAAACGTTAATCGCCCTTAAATCGCCTGGAACCTCGAGAAAGTTGAATTCGTATATCTACGAAGAGGACAAAAAGCTCAAAAAGCTTCTCCTTGATGTTGCAAAGGCTCTCCTTGTCAGGGAAACTCTCTCCCGGTTTGTGGATGTTTACTATCCGGAGGAGCCTTTAAACGAGGTTAGAATCGTTCTCCCGTTCGCCAGTGACCACATCAACTTCACGGCAAAGCATGGAAAGTGGATAGTTGTTAAGAGACTCATAATAGACGATTCAACCCAAATGGCAGACGTTGCTAGACTATTAGCGAGCATAAACGAAACGATAACGACAAAACTCCCGGTTTATGCGAATATTGATGTTGCCGGTATTGAGGATGCCTTTTCAGAATTTAAGAAGGTTAAAAAGTCTGACATACCGAAGGTTGTTGAAAGGTTCTTAGAATTCCAGCCGTCCGAAGTTTCACCCCGGGAATTTGAGCCCCATGCCAGATTATATGCCCTCAGAAAGGCTGTTGAGACGATTGGCCTGCCCTTTGACGTCCCATCGAAGAGCCTTGAAAAGTACCTCGAAAAGACTCCATGA
- a CDS encoding Rid family detoxifying hydrolase: MEKQIVIPPGAPSPIGPYSPGILASGRFLFISGQIPLDPTTGKPVEGSFEEKVRQTLRNLLSVVEGAGGSAENVVKVTVYLRDIGKYDEFNRVYSEFFSESKPARAVVEVSNLPKGVDLEVEAIAVF; the protein is encoded by the coding sequence ATGGAGAAGCAAATCGTGATCCCTCCCGGGGCCCCGTCCCCCATTGGGCCGTACAGCCCGGGGATCCTGGCTTCTGGGAGGTTTCTCTTCATTTCGGGCCAGATCCCACTTGATCCAACAACCGGAAAGCCCGTTGAGGGCAGCTTTGAGGAGAAAGTCAGGCAGACCCTGAGAAACCTCCTCTCTGTCGTTGAAGGCGCTGGAGGGAGTGCTGAGAACGTGGTAAAGGTCACGGTATACCTCAGGGACATTGGGAAGTACGATGAGTTCAACCGGGTTTACTCAGAGTTTTTCAGCGAATCCAAGCCCGCTAGAGCGGTAGTTGAGGTCTCAAACCTGCCCAAAGGGGTCGATCTTGAGGTGGAGGCTATAGCGGTGTTCTGA
- a CDS encoding fibrillarin-like rRNA/tRNA 2'-O-methyltransferase: protein MKVKKHKFPGVYIVVEDDGSEKIATKNLVPGQRVYGERVIKFEGDEYRIWNPSRSKLGAAILNGLKNFPIKPGSTVLYLGIASGTTASHVSDIVGWEGKIFGVEFSPRVLRELVPIVEERRNIVPILGDATKPEGYRALVPKVDVIFEDVAQPTQAKILIDNARVYLKSGGYGMISVKSRSIDVTKEPEQVFKEVEKELSEYFEVVERLSLEPYEKDHALFVVRKP, encoded by the coding sequence ATGAAGGTTAAAAAGCACAAGTTCCCGGGCGTTTACATCGTCGTTGAGGACGACGGGAGCGAGAAGATAGCGACCAAGAACCTCGTTCCTGGGCAGAGGGTTTACGGCGAGAGGGTCATCAAGTTCGAGGGAGACGAGTACAGGATATGGAACCCGAGCAGGTCGAAGCTTGGCGCGGCAATCCTCAACGGCCTCAAGAACTTCCCGATTAAGCCCGGTTCAACCGTCCTCTACCTCGGAATAGCGAGCGGAACTACCGCTTCACACGTCAGCGACATCGTCGGCTGGGAGGGCAAGATATTTGGCGTCGAGTTCTCCCCAAGGGTTCTGAGGGAGCTGGTTCCCATCGTCGAGGAGAGGAGGAACATCGTGCCGATACTCGGCGATGCAACCAAGCCCGAGGGCTACCGCGCGCTCGTTCCGAAGGTTGACGTAATCTTCGAGGACGTTGCCCAGCCGACCCAGGCGAAAATCCTCATAGACAACGCCAGGGTTTACCTAAAGAGCGGCGGCTACGGCATGATTTCGGTCAAGAGCAGGAGTATCGACGTGACGAAAGAGCCCGAGCAGGTCTTCAAGGAGGTTGAGAAGGAGCTTTCCGAGTACTTCGAGGTCGTTGAGAGGCTTTCGCTTGAGCCCTACGAGAAGGACCACGCGCTCTTTGTTGTGAGGAAGCCGTAA
- the lonB gene encoding ATP-dependent protease LonB: MSENPGQERPLEARYGERLDLGVEFETTEEIKVPERLIDQVIGQDHAVEVIKTAAGQRRHVLLIGEPGTGKSMLGQAMAELLPTENLEDILVFPNPEDENMPKVKTVPACQGRKIVERYREKARSQENIKSYLLIAVVFMVMMAIMIDYSTTNFIMGLLVVLFTMMILSNMRLRTTVLVPKLLVDNCGRTKAPFVDATGAHAGALLGDVRHDPFQSGGLGTPAHERVEPGMIHRAHKGVLFIDEIATLSLKMQQSLLTAMQEKKFPITGQSELSSGAMVRTEPVPCDFILVAAGNLDTIEKMHPALRSRIRGYGYEVYMRTTMPDTIENRRKLVQFVAQEVKRDGKIPHFTRDAVEEIVREAQKRAGRKGHLTLRLRDLGGIVRAAGDIAIKKGKKYVEREDVLEAMKIAKPLEKQLADWYIENKKEYQVIKTEGGEIGRVNGLAVIGEQSGIVLPIEAVVAPAASKEEGKIIVTGKLGEIAKEAVQNVSAIIKRYKGEDISKYDIHVQFLQTYEGVEGDSASISVATAVISALENIPIRQDVAMTGSLSVRGEVLPIGGATPKIEAAIEAGIKTVIIPKANEKDVFLSKDKAEKIQIIPVETIDQVLEVALVDSPEKDGLIKRIRDALPIGRA, translated from the coding sequence ATGAGCGAGAATCCGGGCCAGGAGCGTCCCCTGGAGGCCAGGTACGGCGAGAGATTGGATTTAGGCGTTGAATTCGAGACAACTGAAGAGATTAAAGTTCCTGAGCGACTCATAGATCAGGTTATCGGACAGGATCATGCAGTTGAGGTAATCAAAACGGCCGCGGGCCAGAGGAGACACGTTCTTCTAATAGGTGAACCAGGAACCGGAAAGTCCATGCTTGGACAAGCCATGGCGGAGCTATTACCTACAGAGAACCTCGAGGACATTCTCGTCTTCCCGAATCCAGAAGACGAAAACATGCCAAAGGTAAAAACGGTGCCCGCCTGCCAGGGGAGGAAAATAGTCGAGCGCTACCGCGAAAAGGCCAGAAGCCAAGAGAACATAAAGTCCTACCTTCTAATAGCAGTAGTTTTCATGGTCATGATGGCGATCATGATAGACTACAGCACCACCAACTTCATTATGGGTCTCCTCGTAGTTCTCTTCACAATGATGATCCTCTCGAACATGAGGCTTCGCACAACGGTGTTAGTCCCCAAACTCCTGGTGGACAACTGTGGAAGAACCAAAGCTCCATTCGTGGACGCAACTGGCGCGCACGCCGGAGCACTCCTCGGTGATGTGAGGCACGACCCGTTCCAGTCCGGGGGGCTCGGTACTCCCGCACATGAGCGTGTTGAACCGGGTATGATACACCGCGCCCACAAGGGCGTCCTCTTCATAGACGAGATAGCAACACTAAGCCTGAAGATGCAGCAGAGCCTCCTCACGGCGATGCAGGAGAAGAAGTTCCCCATAACGGGCCAGAGCGAGCTTTCGAGCGGTGCAATGGTTAGGACTGAGCCAGTGCCGTGTGATTTCATACTCGTAGCTGCCGGAAACCTGGACACAATAGAAAAGATGCACCCTGCCCTTCGCTCCAGAATTAGGGGCTATGGCTATGAGGTCTACATGAGAACGACCATGCCCGACACGATAGAGAACCGGAGAAAGCTCGTCCAGTTCGTCGCCCAGGAGGTAAAGCGCGATGGAAAAATACCACACTTCACGCGCGATGCCGTCGAGGAGATAGTTAGAGAGGCCCAAAAGAGGGCCGGCAGAAAGGGGCACCTTACCCTGCGTCTCCGTGATCTCGGCGGAATAGTCAGGGCTGCAGGCGACATTGCGATCAAGAAGGGCAAAAAATACGTTGAGAGAGAAGACGTGCTAGAGGCAATGAAAATAGCCAAACCTCTGGAAAAGCAGCTCGCTGACTGGTACATCGAGAACAAAAAGGAATATCAGGTAATAAAGACTGAAGGCGGCGAGATAGGAAGGGTGAATGGTCTGGCCGTAATAGGGGAGCAGAGTGGCATAGTACTCCCGATAGAGGCCGTTGTTGCCCCGGCGGCCAGTAAAGAGGAAGGAAAAATAATCGTCACCGGAAAACTCGGCGAGATAGCCAAAGAGGCCGTCCAGAACGTTTCAGCAATAATCAAGCGCTACAAGGGAGAGGACATAAGCAAGTACGATATCCACGTTCAGTTCCTTCAGACGTATGAGGGCGTTGAAGGCGACTCGGCGAGCATAAGTGTCGCGACGGCGGTAATCTCAGCCCTCGAAAACATTCCGATAAGGCAGGACGTTGCGATGACAGGTTCGCTCAGCGTCCGCGGTGAGGTTCTGCCAATAGGCGGTGCCACACCAAAGATTGAGGCAGCCATTGAGGCGGGCATAAAGACCGTTATCATTCCAAAGGCCAACGAAAAAGACGTCTTCCTCAGCAAAGATAAGGCCGAGAAGATACAAATAATCCCCGTAGAAACGATAGACCAGGTGCTTGAGGTAGCCCTGGTTGACTCTCCCGAGAAAGATGGGCTGATCAAGAGGATACGCGACGCTCTCCCCATTGGGAGGGCCTAA
- a CDS encoding DUF92 domain-containing protein — MNQGTLIVGMITIGILGGIAYTTRALDKSGVLASIILGILTLYLGGVLPFLALLVFLVAGVLATKYRFEEKVMRGFSSPKEKTRSLGNVLGNGLAVVIFLIIESITKQDTFWAATFSAIATVNGDTLASELGKIFGKRPILITNLKPVKPGTNGGVSLAGEAFALLGSLMIIPFALPLTSYKVPMAIAIALGGFIGVNLDSLIGATLENRGLTDNNSTNFIASLLGGLAGAVIFRLLIGG; from the coding sequence ATGAACCAGGGAACGCTCATTGTCGGCATGATCACAATTGGTATCCTTGGAGGGATTGCCTACACAACCAGAGCCCTTGACAAATCAGGCGTTTTAGCATCCATTATTTTAGGGATTCTAACGCTGTACCTTGGAGGAGTACTACCTTTTCTGGCACTCCTTGTTTTTCTCGTTGCAGGAGTTCTCGCCACAAAATATCGGTTTGAAGAAAAAGTCATGAGAGGGTTTTCATCACCAAAGGAGAAAACCCGGAGCCTAGGCAACGTTTTGGGAAATGGCCTGGCCGTTGTAATATTTTTGATTATAGAGTCCATTACAAAGCAGGACACGTTCTGGGCGGCCACATTTTCGGCCATTGCAACGGTCAACGGCGATACTCTGGCGAGTGAACTCGGAAAGATCTTCGGAAAACGACCAATATTGATAACGAACCTTAAACCTGTCAAACCGGGAACCAACGGTGGAGTATCTCTAGCGGGAGAAGCCTTCGCCCTTCTTGGATCCCTAATGATAATCCCCTTTGCGCTGCCTCTAACATCTTATAAGGTACCGATGGCCATAGCAATTGCCTTGGGAGGCTTTATCGGGGTCAACCTCGATAGCCTTATTGGAGCGACCCTAGAAAACCGCGGATTAACCGACAACAACTCAACGAACTTCATTGCATCCCTTCTGGGCGGACTAGCAGGTGCCGTCATCTTCAGGCTCCTCATCGGCGGATGA
- a CDS encoding C/D box methylation guide ribonucleoprotein complex aNOP56 subunit (functions along with aFIB and aL7a; guides 2'-O-methylation of ribose to specific sites in RNAs) has protein sequence MKAYIGENVRGVYAFDESGKLIAEKPFKGKPEESLDKLLNGEPSNELLALLDELKEEGYDEFVVEDTELSRNLKELGYNATAEFPNLAGEKLRSSPEEFLGKDWFSEYYNVGVALTRLRIQEQSGARDKMIIQAIEALDDIDKVINLLVSRLREWYGLHFPELDEILPKHQQYVAFVKEIGPRENATREKLEKLGFSEGKIEKILNAAEKSMGAPLGKFDSEIIRKLASEISDLYKLREQIEDYLETAMDEVAPNLKALVGAKLAARLMSLAGGLKELAMMPASTIQVLGAEKALFRHLRTGAKPPKHGVIFQYPAINRSPWWQRGKIARALAGKLAIAARVDYFSGEYIGEELKKELEQRIQEIKEKYPNPPKRKAKPEKKKKEKFKGKGGKHEKGRKFEKKEKAKGKKEKGGKDKKSKKKKHKGGKR, from the coding sequence ATGAAAGCTTACATAGGAGAAAACGTTAGGGGCGTTTACGCCTTTGACGAAAGCGGAAAGCTCATTGCAGAGAAGCCTTTCAAAGGAAAACCCGAGGAGAGCCTGGACAAGCTCCTGAACGGTGAGCCGAGTAACGAACTTCTTGCACTACTCGACGAACTGAAGGAAGAAGGCTACGACGAGTTCGTCGTTGAGGACACCGAGCTCAGCAGAAACCTGAAGGAGCTCGGCTACAACGCTACTGCCGAGTTCCCGAACTTAGCCGGTGAAAAGCTCCGCTCAAGTCCAGAAGAGTTCCTCGGAAAGGACTGGTTCAGCGAGTACTACAACGTCGGCGTCGCCTTGACAAGGCTCCGCATACAGGAGCAGAGCGGGGCAAGGGACAAGATGATTATCCAGGCCATTGAGGCCTTGGACGACATTGACAAGGTCATCAACCTGCTCGTTTCAAGGTTGAGGGAGTGGTACGGCCTCCACTTCCCAGAGCTGGACGAGATTCTGCCGAAGCACCAGCAGTACGTCGCCTTCGTCAAGGAAATAGGCCCGAGGGAGAATGCCACGAGAGAAAAGCTGGAAAAGCTGGGCTTCTCCGAAGGAAAAATCGAGAAGATACTCAACGCAGCCGAGAAGTCGATGGGTGCTCCTCTCGGAAAGTTCGACAGCGAAATCATAAGGAAGCTCGCGAGCGAGATAAGCGACCTCTACAAGCTGAGGGAGCAGATAGAGGACTACCTCGAGACCGCGATGGACGAAGTCGCTCCAAACCTCAAAGCCCTCGTCGGTGCCAAGCTCGCAGCGAGGCTCATGAGCCTCGCCGGAGGGCTTAAAGAGCTCGCCATGATGCCGGCCTCGACCATACAGGTCCTTGGGGCTGAGAAGGCCCTCTTCAGGCACTTAAGGACGGGTGCAAAGCCGCCCAAGCACGGTGTAATCTTCCAGTATCCAGCGATAAACCGCTCACCATGGTGGCAGAGGGGTAAGATAGCGAGGGCCTTAGCTGGAAAGCTGGCCATCGCAGCTAGGGTTGACTACTTCTCGGGCGAATACATAGGCGAGGAACTCAAGAAGGAGCTCGAGCAGAGGATACAGGAGATCAAGGAGAAGTACCCGAACCCGCCGAAGAGGAAGGCCAAGCCCGAGAAGAAAAAGAAGGAGAAGTTCAAGGGCAAGGGCGGAAAGCACGAAAAGGGCAGGAAGTTCGAGAAGAAGGAGAAGGCCAAGGGCAAGAAGGAGAAAGGCGGAAAGGACAAGAAGTCCAAGAAAAAGAAGCACAAGGGTGGAAAGAGGTGA
- a CDS encoding Lrp/AsnC family transcriptional regulator produces the protein MANKIDEIDMKIIKLLSQNARMTYKELADKLKTTRQRISRRMNKLEKLGVIQKYTAIPNYEKLGYTYLILGITLRAGSDVDEIIEKLQNIECVKIIQKAIGSHNLVVHIIAPHDMKRIQDIINEISKAIPGIDHMDITFITETTKIEFF, from the coding sequence ATGGCAAATAAAATCGATGAAATTGACATGAAGATAATCAAGCTTCTATCCCAAAATGCCAGAATGACTTACAAAGAGCTGGCCGACAAGCTGAAGACTACCCGACAGAGGATATCCCGAAGGATGAACAAGCTAGAAAAGCTTGGAGTAATACAAAAGTACACGGCGATTCCAAATTACGAGAAGTTAGGATACACCTATCTGATTCTCGGCATAACCCTTAGGGCGGGTTCAGACGTCGATGAGATAATTGAAAAACTTCAAAATATAGAATGCGTTAAGATAATACAGAAGGCCATTGGATCCCACAATCTGGTGGTTCACATAATAGCTCCTCACGACATGAAGAGAATACAGGATATTATCAACGAAATATCCAAAGCTATCCCCGGAATTGATCACATGGATATAACCTTCATAACCGAGACTACCAAAATAGAGTTTTTCTGA